One part of the Peromyscus eremicus chromosome 18, PerEre_H2_v1, whole genome shotgun sequence genome encodes these proteins:
- the LOC131895269 gene encoding small ribosomal subunit protein uS9-like, which produces MPSKGPLQSVQVFGRKKTATAVAHCKRGNGLIKVNGRPLEMIEPRTLQYKLLEPVLLLGKERFAGVDIRVCVKGGGHVAQIYAIRQSISKALVAYYQKYVDEASKKEIKDILIQYDRTLLVADPRRCESKKFGGPGARARYQKSYR; this is translated from the coding sequence ATGCCGTCCAAGGGTCCGCTGCAGTCCGTGCAGGTCTTCGGACGCAAGAAGACGGCCACAGCCGTGGCGCACTGCAAACGGGGAAACGGGCTCATCAAGGTGAACGGACGTCCCCTGGAGATGATCGAGCCGCGCACGCTGCAGTACAAGTTATTGGAGCCCGTTCTGCTGCTGGGCAAGGAACGATTTGCTGGTGTGGACATCCGGGTCTGTGTGAAGGGTGGTGGTCATGTGGCCCAAATTTATGCTATCCGACAGTCCATCTCCAAAGCCCTGGTGGCTTATTACCAAAAGTATGTGGATGAGGCCTCTAAGAAGGAGATCAAAGATATCCTCATCCAGTATGACCGGACCCTGCTTGTAGCCGATCCACGTCGCTGTGAATCCAAAAAGTTTGGAGGTCCTGGTGCCCGTGCTCGATACCAGAAATCCTACCGATAA